From Acinetobacter lwoffii, a single genomic window includes:
- the epmA gene encoding EF-P lysine aminoacylase EpmA: protein MTMTYQPTCDLQAMHARANLYRQIRQFFAERDVLEVETPILSQAGVTDVHLASVQAQRYVLGKVHTHYLHTSPEFAMKRLLASGSGPIYQICKVFRDDEHGRKHNSEFTMLEWYRPGFSLKDLMFEVSDLLNVTLKARFGEIRPTILSYKHAFMDRLDLNPLQATLQELKDCCRRVGLNLDLGNDRLGYIDLLFSHMVEPSLGFDTAVFLTDFPPEMASLAKTRIDEEGELVAARFELYIEGLELANAYDELIDADVLRSRFEADNAERAKLSLHVMPIDEYLLAALPKMPECSGIALGIDRLLMIATNQMKLEKVITFPADIS from the coding sequence ATGACAATGACGTATCAACCCACTTGTGACCTTCAAGCCATGCATGCGCGTGCGAATTTATATCGTCAAATCCGTCAGTTTTTCGCTGAGCGCGATGTCTTAGAGGTGGAAACACCGATTTTGTCTCAAGCCGGTGTGACCGATGTGCATTTAGCTTCGGTACAGGCACAGCGCTATGTGCTGGGTAAAGTGCATACACATTATTTGCACACCTCACCTGAATTTGCCATGAAGCGCTTATTGGCCAGTGGCTCTGGACCCATTTATCAAATCTGTAAAGTCTTCCGTGATGATGAACATGGGCGTAAGCACAATAGCGAATTCACCATGCTGGAATGGTATCGTCCGGGATTTAGTTTAAAAGATTTGATGTTTGAAGTATCTGATCTGTTGAATGTGACCTTGAAAGCACGTTTTGGCGAAATACGTCCGACCATTTTGAGTTATAAGCACGCGTTCATGGATCGTCTGGATCTCAATCCGCTTCAGGCAACTTTACAGGAATTGAAAGATTGCTGCCGCCGCGTTGGTCTTAATCTGGATCTGGGAAATGACCGTCTTGGCTATATCGACTTGTTATTTTCACATATGGTTGAACCGAGTCTGGGGTTTGATACCGCAGTATTCCTGACCGATTTCCCCCCTGAAATGGCTTCTTTGGCCAAAACCCGAATCGATGAAGAGGGTGAACTGGTCGCCGCACGTTTTGAGCTGTATATCGAAGGTTTAGAATTGGCCAATGCTTATGATGAACTGATTGATGCTGACGTATTACGTTCGCGCTTTGAGGCAGATAATGCTGAACGAGCCAAACTTAGCTTGCATGTCATGCCCATCGATGAATATTTACTGGCGGCTTTACCGAAGATGCCGGAATGTTCAGGGATTGCCTTGGGAATTGACCGTTTATTGATGATTGCAACTAATCAAATGAAACTGGAAAAGGTGATTACTTTTCCGGCAGATATTTCCTGA